The following proteins are encoded in a genomic region of Triticum dicoccoides isolate Atlit2015 ecotype Zavitan chromosome 1B, WEW_v2.0, whole genome shotgun sequence:
- the LOC119313934 gene encoding uncharacterized protein LOC119313934 yields the protein MAVVRCAARRLGGSLLQRAQAAVAGKEGRRLGPGRFMRSRHLSSECAREIQDKKLELRNLIAKALNKKEELHGALSKAAKNSEAIGEPDLRLLERFSLRKVAPKPHKAPSTWRRIAARANGLLEAAANVTVFVLATAFAIGGRFSKGAKGETVGEENQ from the exons ATGGCGGTGGTTCGGTGCGCGGCGAGGAGGCTCGGTGGCTCCCTGCTCCAGCGAGCGCAGGCGGCGGTCGCGGGGAAGGAGGGCCGCCGGCTCGGTCCAGGCAGGTTCATGCGCTCCCGCCACCTCTCCAGCGAG TGCGCTCGCGAGATCCAGGACAAGAAGCTGGAGCTGCGCAACTTGATAGCCAAGGCGCTGAACAAGAAAGAGGAGCTGCATGGGGCGCTATCAAAGGCGGCGAAGAATTCTGAGGCGATTGGTGAGCCTGACTTGCGGCTGCTGGAGCGTTTCTCTCTACGGAAAGTCGCTCCGAAACCGCATAAAGCTCCATC GACCTGGAGGCGGATCGCTGCAAGAGCCAACGGTTTGCTGGAAGCAGCTGCCAACGTGACAGTCTTTGTTCTGGCTACTGCTTTTGCGATTGGTGGCAGGTTCAGCAAGGGGGCAAAAGGCGAGACCGTTGGCGAGGAAAACCAGTGA
- the LOC119349838 gene encoding uncharacterized protein LOC119349838, protein MAAALRSAARRLWLGRGSLLQRTQAEGLFSPSRSRLVHTSEHAPTDLTREIQQKRDELRNLVSKAVQKKRELYALGKADKNCETLGEHHMLPLALPYLSRQKVVPKPHGTLRTLMRFATRANALLDAAAHATIFILVTTAWVRARGGIGVKAQTVDEENQGRQD, encoded by the exons ATGGCGGCGGCGCTTCGATCCGCGGCGAGGAGGCTCTGGCTCGGCCGTGGCTCCCTGCTCCAGCGAACGCAGGCGGAGGGGCTCTTCTCGCCAAGCAGAAGCAGGCTCGTCCACACCAGTGAG CATGCTCCTACAGACCTTACGCGTGAGATCCAGCAGAAGAGAGATGAGCTACGAAACTTGGTATCGAAGGCGGTGCAGAAGAAAAGGGAGTTGTATGCGTTGGGTAAGGCAGACAAGAATTGTGAGACTCTTGGTGAGCATCACATGCTTCCACTAGCACTCCCATATCTTTCTCGGCAAAAAGTCGTTCCAAAACCACATGGCACTCTCAG GACCTTGATGCGGTTCGCTACAAGGGCTAACGCTTTGCTGGATGCAGCTGCCCATGCGACAATCTTCATTTTGGTTACTACTGCTTGGGTTAGAGCTAGGGGCGGCATCGGGGTAAAAGCCCAAACTGTTGATGAGGAAAACCAGGGAAGACAAGATTGA
- the LOC119313950 gene encoding protein TRI1-like: MTTQADAAESKELRLYGILRPMPVSDALHKFVGAAHISRAGAIRLIWHYIRCKGLQSRVYRREIICDERLKSIFAGRDKVNRREITKLLFPHFLKTN; this comes from the exons ATGACGACGCAGGCGGACGCGGCGGAGTCGAAGGAGCTCCGCCTCTACGGGATCCTGCGGCCGATGCCAGTCTCGGACGCCCTGCACAAGTTCGTCGGCGCGGCCCACATCTCCCGCGCCGGCGCCATCAGACTCATCTGGCACTACATCAGGTGCAAGGGTCTGCAG AGCCGAGTGTACAGAAGGGAGATCATCTGCGACGAGAGGCTCAAAAGCATCTTTGCTGGGAGGGACAAGGTTAACAGGAGGGAGATCACCAAGCTGTTGTTCCCTCATTTCCTGAAGACTAACTAA